A section of the Rhizomicrobium sp. genome encodes:
- a CDS encoding DUF2285 domain-containing protein: MPAEAGESPVAAIRLWGPCPWSDALSDYDRRHIAIYARLLHDESEGASEAELAQEIFRIDPRANRDRMQRVVRSHLQRAHWIADTLFPMLDW; the protein is encoded by the coding sequence ATGCCTGCCGAAGCCGGCGAAAGCCCTGTGGCGGCGATCCGGCTTTGGGGGCCCTGCCCCTGGAGCGACGCGCTCTCGGATTACGACCGGCGCCATATCGCGATCTATGCGCGCCTGCTGCACGACGAATCGGAAGGCGCCTCGGAAGCGGAGCTCGCGCAGGAGATCTTCCGCATCGATCCGCGCGCGAACCGCGATCGCATGCAGCGCGTCGTGCGATCGCATCTGCAGCGCGCGCACTGGATCGCCGACACCTTGTTTCCGATGCTGGATTGGTAG
- a CDS encoding Rrf2 family transcriptional regulator — MLSNKAKYAFKAMFALARLAPGELLQSWGIATQENISKKFLDLILLELRGQGLIRTVRGQHGGYALAKPPSEITLGEIVRIIDGPLAPIACASVTAYRRCKDCKDEANCLVRQSMRRVRDAASDILDHTTLASALLMEKARKTPQKQKRRTAA, encoded by the coding sequence ATGCTGTCAAACAAAGCCAAATACGCGTTCAAGGCGATGTTCGCGCTGGCGCGCCTTGCGCCGGGCGAGCTGTTGCAGTCGTGGGGCATTGCGACGCAGGAAAACATCTCGAAGAAGTTTCTCGATCTCATCCTTTTGGAATTGCGGGGTCAGGGCCTGATCCGAACCGTGCGGGGCCAGCACGGCGGCTATGCGCTGGCCAAGCCGCCGAGCGAGATCACGCTTGGCGAGATCGTCCGGATCATCGATGGCCCGCTGGCGCCGATCGCCTGCGCGAGCGTCACGGCCTATCGCCGCTGCAAGGACTGCAAGGACGAGGCGAATTGCCTGGTCCGCCAGAGCATGCGTCGCGTGCGGGACGCGGCGTCCGACATTCTGGACCACACCACGCTGGCGAGCGCCCTGTTGATGGAGAAGGCCCGAAAGACGCCACAGAAGCAGAAGCGCCGCACCGCCGCCTGA
- a CDS encoding alpha/beta hydrolase: protein MPSAEPRLVWEAHAGQPASAALDVIAQLACRAPQPFDDIEEFRRRYEACRKPFLADRVAVDSVFHVHPRGGDGPAVSVIRPAGSTGRKAMPALLFLHGGGWTAGTFDIYEPLCRQLANATAGIVIYVHYRLAPEHPFPAAFEDARAALRWAHANQGWLGIDPDRIGLAGDGAGGNLAAAVCLAECNEATGYQPHRQILLYPCLDMSACMPSHKAMGDRYLLTDKTHRWYRQNYAAGHGKPGLWRLSPLFAYDVSLLPPSVVLYAGFDPLRDEAAAYAGRLRENGVPVETLYFPDMIHDFMLLGGALPAADVAVRRVAQAIAGLPAARPRKQGFASGPGICALRDEA from the coding sequence GTGCCGTCTGCGGAACCGCGTCTGGTTTGGGAAGCGCATGCCGGCCAGCCGGCATCGGCGGCCCTCGACGTGATCGCGCAGCTCGCGTGCCGCGCACCGCAGCCTTTCGACGATATCGAGGAGTTTCGGCGGCGCTACGAGGCGTGCCGCAAGCCGTTTCTGGCCGATCGCGTGGCGGTCGACAGCGTCTTTCATGTCCATCCCCGCGGCGGCGACGGGCCGGCGGTGAGCGTCATCCGTCCGGCCGGCAGCACGGGCCGAAAGGCCATGCCCGCCCTTCTCTTTCTGCACGGCGGCGGCTGGACGGCCGGGACGTTCGACATCTACGAACCGCTCTGCCGCCAGCTCGCGAACGCGACCGCCGGCATCGTCATCTATGTGCATTATCGTCTGGCCCCCGAGCACCCCTTTCCGGCGGCCTTCGAGGACGCGCGCGCCGCCCTGCGCTGGGCACATGCCAACCAGGGCTGGCTCGGAATAGATCCCGATCGCATCGGCCTTGCCGGCGACGGCGCGGGCGGCAATCTCGCCGCCGCGGTCTGTCTGGCGGAGTGCAACGAGGCGACGGGCTATCAGCCCCATCGCCAGATTCTTCTTTATCCGTGTCTCGACATGTCGGCCTGCATGCCGTCGCACAAGGCCATGGGCGACCGCTATCTGCTCACGGACAAGACGCATCGCTGGTACCGCCAGAACTATGCTGCCGGCCACGGCAAGCCGGGCCTGTGGCGCCTCTCGCCGCTGTTCGCCTATGACGTCAGCCTGCTTCCGCCGTCGGTCGTCCTCTATGCCGGGTTCGATCCGCTGCGCGACGAAGCGGCCGCTTATGCCGGACGATTGCGGGAGAACGGCGTTCCGGTCGAGACCCTCTATTTCCCCGACATGATCCACGACTTCATGCTGCTGGGCGGCGCGCTTCCGGCGGCCGATGTCGCCGTCCGGCGTGTGGCGCAGGCCATCGCCGGTCTGCCGGCGGCTCGCCCCAGAAAGCAGGGGTTTGCCTCAGGACCCGGAATCTGCGCGCTCAGGGACGAAGCCTGA